The following proteins come from a genomic window of Sebaldella sp. S0638:
- a CDS encoding electron transfer flavoprotein subunit beta/FixA family protein — translation MNILVCFKAVPDFEMMSEDAWNIDSKLNVDMTYVRSILNCFDESALEMTLRLSDLSESLDIPVKLSALTIAGEKSDVYLKNLYALKFQEGIRIENNEDIRFFPEVTASVISRYAKEYGDQDVLILGRQSSEGDNAKTPLLVSEMLGWPCITQVTDIKPDTEKTLRIASMTDEGILTQTVETPVVISVGNAPVSHLRVPTLKDKMKYGKTPVKVFNGEEFGIRELMREYSVDYEFVNMEKTDTKREGIIIKGDTPGEKTRILYEKYLKERLEKL, via the coding sequence ATGAATATATTAGTATGTTTTAAAGCAGTTCCTGATTTTGAGATGATGTCTGAAGATGCATGGAATATAGATTCAAAGCTGAATGTAGATATGACTTATGTAAGAAGTATATTAAACTGCTTTGATGAGAGTGCACTGGAAATGACACTGAGGCTTTCTGATTTATCAGAGAGTCTCGATATTCCGGTGAAGCTTTCTGCATTGACAATAGCAGGAGAAAAGTCAGATGTTTATTTGAAAAATTTATATGCTTTAAAATTTCAGGAAGGTATCAGAATTGAAAATAACGAGGATATAAGATTTTTTCCCGAGGTAACTGCATCGGTAATAAGCAGATATGCAAAAGAATATGGAGATCAGGATGTTCTTATACTGGGAAGACAGAGCAGTGAAGGCGATAATGCAAAAACTCCGCTTTTAGTATCGGAAATGCTGGGATGGCCTTGTATTACACAGGTAACAGACATAAAACCGGACACTGAAAAAACTCTCCGGATAGCAAGTATGACAGATGAGGGAATACTTACGCAGACAGTAGAGACACCTGTGGTAATATCAGTAGGAAATGCACCTGTTTCTCATTTAAGGGTACCGACATTAAAAGATAAAATGAAGTACGGAAAAACTCCTGTGAAGGTTTTTAATGGTGAAGAGTTTGGAATAAGGGAACTCATGAGGGAATATAGCGTGGATTATGAATTTGTAAATATGGAAAAAACAGATACAAAAAGAGAGGGGATAATCATAAAAGGAGATACTCCCGGGGAAAAAACCCGGATTTTGTATGAGAAGTATCTGAAAGAAAGGCTGGAAAAACTATGA
- a CDS encoding SDR family oxidoreductase yields MNITDFSMNYFSLKGKNAIVTGGNTGLGQAFSLALAKAGANIFIPSIMEDDGTTKKLIEAEGGKMVFMKADITEEGAAKKIIDACVESLGSVDILVNSAGICKIAEVLEFGRKEWDAMIDINLTAAFELSYEAAKRMIPQRSGKIINICSLFSYLGGQWSPAYSATKHGLAGFTKAYCDELAQYNIQVNGIAPGYYATEITTKTRSNPETNQRVLDHIPANRWGETLDLMGATVFLASKASDYVNGHLLVVDGGYLVR; encoded by the coding sequence ATGAATATAACAGATTTTTCAATGAATTATTTTTCTTTAAAAGGTAAGAATGCAATAGTTACAGGAGGAAATACCGGCCTTGGACAGGCTTTTTCGCTGGCACTGGCAAAGGCAGGGGCAAATATATTTATTCCCAGCATAATGGAAGATGACGGAACTACGAAGAAGCTTATAGAAGCTGAAGGCGGGAAAATGGTATTTATGAAAGCAGATATTACAGAAGAGGGAGCAGCAAAAAAAATAATAGATGCCTGTGTGGAAAGTCTGGGTTCTGTGGATATTCTTGTAAACAGTGCGGGAATTTGCAAAATTGCGGAAGTTCTTGAGTTCGGCAGAAAAGAATGGGATGCAATGATAGATATTAACCTTACAGCAGCATTCGAACTAAGCTATGAAGCCGCTAAAAGAATGATACCGCAAAGAAGCGGAAAAATAATAAATATTTGTTCTCTTTTCTCATATCTCGGAGGACAATGGTCTCCGGCTTATTCAGCAACGAAGCACGGGCTTGCCGGATTTACAAAAGCATATTGCGACGAACTGGCACAGTATAATATTCAGGTAAACGGAATAGCACCGGGATACTATGCAACAGAAATAACAACAAAAACAAGAAGCAATCCTGAAACAAACCAGAGAGTGTTGGATCATATACCGGCAAATCGTTGGGGAGAGACATTAGACTTAATGGGAGCAACAGTATTTTTAGCAAGTAAGGCATCTGACTATGTAAACGGTCACTTACTGGTAGTAGACGGAGGATATCTCGTAAGATAA
- a CDS encoding FGGY-family carbohydrate kinase, translating into MAKKYIIGVDGGSQSSKVVIFDLEGNIICEGSQKLKPMHLAEPGIVEHPEDDLWDSIVIACRRALDNFPGDVSDIIGLGLCTIRFCRVLLKEDGTLASPAMSWMDARVSRPHEHVNPEVRYVTTSSGYITHRFTGEFNDTAANYQGQWPVNTDTWEWSTDEEVMKYNNIPREMLFNLKMPGDILGYVTEKAAKLTGIPQGIPVVATANDKAVEALGAGLLSEKTALISLGTYIASMVPGHENLKNTSNFWVNFASTPRNYLYESNGIRRGMWTVSWFKDLLGDDVVKKAEVLGVSPEEYLNNEAEKVPAGSNGLMTVLDWLAPSDKVYRKGLMVGFDGRHTRAHMYRSILEAIAMTMKNRVDEMCDELNVKMDSIIISGGGSNSELFMQIFSDVFGLPASRNVVNGSASVGSAICVAVGLGIYDSYDEAIKKMVKVKDVFHPNGENTDLYDKANNEVYKHITSYSDKILEKSYPIFK; encoded by the coding sequence ATGGCTAAAAAATATATAATTGGTGTAGACGGCGGATCACAAAGTTCGAAGGTTGTTATATTTGATCTGGAGGGAAATATTATCTGTGAGGGAAGCCAGAAACTAAAACCAATGCACTTGGCAGAACCGGGAATAGTGGAGCATCCGGAAGATGATTTATGGGATTCTATTGTCATTGCCTGCAGAAGAGCACTGGATAATTTTCCGGGAGATGTCAGCGATATTATAGGATTGGGATTATGTACAATAAGATTTTGCAGGGTTTTGCTGAAAGAAGACGGGACATTGGCTTCACCTGCAATGAGCTGGATGGACGCAAGAGTATCAAGACCTCATGAACACGTTAATCCGGAAGTCAGATATGTTACTACATCATCTGGATATATAACACACAGATTTACAGGGGAATTTAATGATACTGCGGCAAACTATCAGGGACAGTGGCCTGTAAATACTGACACATGGGAATGGAGTACTGATGAAGAGGTAATGAAGTATAACAATATACCGAGAGAGATGTTGTTTAATCTGAAAATGCCGGGAGATATACTGGGATATGTAACTGAAAAAGCGGCAAAGCTGACAGGCATACCACAGGGAATTCCTGTAGTGGCAACAGCTAATGATAAAGCGGTGGAAGCGCTCGGAGCAGGGCTTTTATCAGAAAAAACAGCACTAATATCATTAGGGACATATATTGCTTCCATGGTGCCGGGACATGAGAATTTGAAAAATACAAGTAATTTTTGGGTTAATTTTGCATCAACACCAAGAAATTACCTGTATGAAAGCAATGGTATACGTCGTGGAATGTGGACAGTAAGCTGGTTTAAAGATCTGCTTGGTGACGATGTGGTAAAAAAAGCAGAAGTATTAGGCGTTTCACCTGAAGAATATCTGAATAACGAAGCAGAAAAAGTTCCTGCGGGAAGCAACGGACTAATGACAGTTCTTGACTGGCTTGCACCTTCGGATAAAGTATACAGAAAAGGTCTCATGGTAGGTTTTGACGGGAGACATACAAGAGCGCATATGTACAGATCAATACTGGAAGCTATTGCTATGACAATGAAAAACCGTGTGGATGAAATGTGTGACGAGTTAAATGTAAAAATGGACAGCATAATTATTTCCGGCGGAGGTTCTAACAGTGAGCTGTTTATGCAGATTTTCTCCGATGTATTCGGTCTTCCTGCATCAAGAAATGTAGTAAACGGATCTGCAAGTGTGGGGTCAGCAATATGTGTGGCAGTAGGACTGGGAATATACGATTCTTATGATGAAGCAATTAAGAAAATGGTAAAGGTAAAAGACGTATTCCATCCAAATGGAGAGAATACAGATTTATATGATAAAGCAAATAATGAAGTATATAAACATATAACAAGTTATTCAGATAAAATTCTGGAAAAATCATATCCGATTTTTAAATAA
- a CDS encoding ABC transporter ATP-binding protein codes for MSIIKFEGVYKSYDSNEVLRNINLTVSKGEFITILGKSGGGKSTLLRLVNFLEKKNSGNLEVFNKEIETWNEIELRRKIGYVIQNTELFPHMTIEKNVGYTMELKNKSKIEIKKRTEKLLRMMKLPEDYLGKYPGELSGGEQQRVGVARALADSPEIILMDEPFGALDEVTRRNLQDEIKKIQRELGVTIILVTHDIDEAFKLGDRIVLMNNGEIDQLGTKEDFFSGINSDFGKDFFGNKLKVM; via the coding sequence ATGAGTATAATTAAATTTGAAGGTGTATATAAATCATATGACAGCAATGAAGTGCTGCGGAATATAAATCTTACTGTCAGTAAAGGGGAATTTATAACTATTCTTGGGAAAAGCGGAGGAGGAAAATCAACATTGCTGAGGCTTGTAAATTTTCTTGAGAAGAAAAATTCAGGGAATCTTGAGGTGTTTAATAAAGAGATAGAAACATGGAATGAGATAGAACTGAGAAGAAAAATAGGTTATGTAATACAGAATACGGAACTTTTTCCGCATATGACCATTGAAAAAAATGTGGGTTACACAATGGAACTAAAAAATAAAAGCAAAATTGAGATAAAAAAGAGAACGGAAAAACTGCTTAGGATGATGAAACTTCCTGAGGATTATCTGGGGAAGTATCCCGGCGAGCTGAGCGGAGGAGAGCAGCAAAGAGTGGGTGTAGCAAGGGCATTGGCAGATTCTCCTGAGATTATACTTATGGATGAACCATTCGGGGCGTTAGACGAGGTCACAAGAAGAAATCTTCAGGATGAGATAAAAAAAATACAAAGAGAACTTGGTGTTACGATAATATTGGTGACGCATGATATAGACGAGGCATTTAAGCTCGGGGACAGGATAGTGCTGATGAATAACGGGGAAATTGATCAGCTGGGTACAAAAGAGGATTTTTTCAGCGGGATAAATTCAGATTTTGGGAAAGATTTCTTTGGAAATAAACTGAAAGTAATGTAA
- a CDS encoding FAD-binding oxidoreductase → MKKQLIFPMEEKYAEYLRDESRMAGVAESISFPENEEEILEVMSVMKENNTAITIQGGKTGITGCAVPAGGHIMNLSRLNNIKEYTETEDGALLRVEAGVTLMELKKSVRKLSNGRKLFWAPDPTEVTATVGGIAGCNAKGISAYLYGGAREHISAIRVIHSDQTIREIKRGSETVIFLGEQTDLIDVYLGGEGMYGVITELTLELLPQAKEIWGIGFFFYDKKDAFLFIGKFFEKDLDIDGSNIAVMEYLDKNTIDIIQKRKETVTKLKEIPDIDNNVEAMIYIEIHGNSEDSVEQTAEILMETAMEANSDPDNSWAVSGEAEIEKMRDFRHAAPESANLFIEEIRQKEPRITKLGTDMSLSSGHFGSIVENYEEDLKKSGLKGCVFGHIGGNHLHINILPENYEEYIKGRNLLRKWSEDIIEKNGEIAAEHGIGKLKRDFFLEIMPKTIIDKIRKEKDIYDPEGLWNPDNMI, encoded by the coding sequence ATGAAAAAGCAGCTGATTTTTCCCATGGAGGAAAAGTATGCGGAATATTTACGGGATGAGTCCAGAATGGCAGGTGTTGCAGAAAGTATATCCTTTCCGGAAAATGAGGAAGAGATACTGGAAGTCATGTCAGTGATGAAAGAAAATAACACTGCAATAACTATTCAGGGCGGGAAAACAGGAATTACAGGCTGTGCAGTTCCTGCAGGCGGGCATATTATGAATCTTTCCAGACTGAATAATATAAAAGAATATACAGAGACAGAAGACGGGGCGTTACTACGGGTAGAAGCAGGAGTGACCCTGATGGAATTGAAAAAATCAGTAAGAAAACTAAGTAACGGCAGAAAGCTTTTCTGGGCTCCCGACCCCACGGAAGTAACAGCAACTGTAGGAGGAATCGCAGGGTGCAATGCAAAGGGAATCAGTGCTTATTTATACGGGGGAGCAAGAGAGCATATCAGTGCAATAAGAGTAATACATTCGGATCAGACAATCAGGGAAATAAAAAGAGGCAGTGAAACGGTCATCTTTTTGGGAGAACAGACAGATTTAATAGATGTATATCTGGGCGGCGAAGGAATGTACGGTGTTATTACAGAACTGACTCTTGAATTACTGCCGCAGGCAAAGGAAATCTGGGGGATAGGATTCTTTTTTTATGATAAAAAAGATGCTTTTTTATTTATCGGAAAATTTTTTGAGAAAGACTTGGACATAGATGGAAGCAATATCGCAGTAATGGAGTATCTTGATAAAAATACAATTGATATAATACAGAAAAGAAAGGAAACTGTAACAAAACTAAAGGAAATACCCGATATAGATAATAATGTGGAAGCAATGATATATATAGAAATTCATGGAAACAGCGAGGATTCTGTGGAACAGACAGCGGAAATTCTAATGGAAACAGCAATGGAAGCAAATAGTGATCCGGATAACAGCTGGGCTGTGTCAGGTGAGGCTGAAATAGAAAAAATGCGGGACTTCCGCCATGCTGCCCCTGAATCGGCGAATTTGTTTATTGAGGAAATAAGACAAAAAGAACCGAGGATAACAAAACTTGGGACTGACATGAGTTTAAGCAGCGGGCATTTTGGGAGTATAGTGGAAAACTATGAGGAAGATCTGAAAAAATCTGGGCTGAAAGGGTGTGTTTTTGGTCATATAGGCGGTAATCATCTTCATATAAATATACTTCCCGAGAATTACGAGGAGTATATCAAAGGAAGAAACCTGCTTAGAAAATGGTCAGAAGATATAATTGAAAAAAATGGGGAAATAGCAGCGGAACACGGCATTGGAAAGCTGAAAAGAGATTTTTTTCTGGAAATAATGCCTAAAACTATTATTGATAAAATAAGAAAAGAAAAGGATATCTATGACCCCGAAGGATTATGGAATCCTGATAATATGATATAA
- a CDS encoding FAD-binding protein, giving the protein MKYTVVLNGCSDSFVSQAQEINNFLYNNNKDFTEGRTVIFYSAEEKREELISGSPLENILMIKVKGYQPENILKILEKTESGDKSDLYLFPGDFSGSELSVRFSVRMKGSSLAGTNNVKMLQNGILCSKFVYLGNMKGDFILYKKPWCLSLAKGTGYREVPDTGNKIVHDIDMTEITEDSFIKEYKFEKEEKESGLEHAKFILAAGKGVKSREKMKAVEEIARRLGAEVGVSRPVATSAFAPMNQLIGVSGAMTSPELCIIAGASGASAFFSGVEKSEFIISVNTDERAFVVKSSDVAIIDDYEKILEELVKLIADQ; this is encoded by the coding sequence ATGAAATATACAGTTGTATTAAACGGATGTTCTGACAGCTTTGTTTCTCAGGCACAAGAGATTAATAACTTTCTGTATAACAATAACAAAGACTTTACAGAAGGAAGAACAGTGATATTTTATTCTGCGGAAGAAAAAAGAGAGGAGTTAATTTCAGGTTCTCCGCTTGAAAATATATTAATGATAAAAGTAAAGGGATATCAGCCTGAGAATATATTGAAAATACTGGAGAAAACTGAAAGTGGGGATAAATCTGATTTATATTTGTTTCCCGGTGACTTTTCAGGAAGTGAATTATCTGTGAGATTTTCTGTAAGAATGAAGGGAAGTTCTCTCGCTGGAACAAATAATGTAAAAATGCTGCAGAATGGTATATTATGCAGTAAATTTGTTTATCTGGGAAATATGAAAGGGGATTTTATACTATATAAAAAGCCGTGGTGTCTGTCTCTTGCCAAAGGTACAGGATACAGAGAGGTTCCGGATACTGGTAATAAAATAGTTCATGATATTGATATGACAGAAATTACAGAAGACAGTTTTATTAAGGAATATAAATTTGAAAAAGAGGAAAAAGAGAGCGGACTTGAACATGCTAAATTTATCCTTGCAGCGGGAAAAGGAGTAAAAAGCAGGGAAAAAATGAAAGCAGTGGAGGAAATCGCAAGAAGGCTGGGAGCAGAAGTGGGAGTGAGCAGACCTGTAGCAACAAGTGCTTTTGCACCTATGAATCAGCTTATCGGTGTGTCAGGTGCTATGACAAGCCCTGAATTATGCATAATAGCAGGAGCATCGGGAGCATCAGCTTTTTTTTCCGGAGTGGAGAAAAGTGAATTTATAATATCTGTAAATACAGATGAGAGAGCCTTTGTGGTGAAATCTTCAGATGTGGCAATAATAGACGACTATGAAAAAATACTGGAAGAACTGGTGAAGCTGATAGCTGATCAGTGA
- a CDS encoding electron transfer flavoprotein subunit beta/FixA family protein, with translation MLKIAVCIKQVPAFSEGKTDPETGVILRDRIEPVLNVYDLPALETALQIKEATEANIDVFTMGPEKAADVMREAYGMGADRGYLLSDKRFSGADVLATSYTLMQGMKLTDNYDLIICGKQTTDGDTAQVSGALAKWFGIPGINWVSKINSAETDGITVEQTMEKETAVIRVPYPCLLSVERNIYIPRLPSLKLKMAARKKEIKIITLDELEDKNRENYGLSGSPTKVRKIYPAVKTKKQDIMIKSALESADRIFEIINSIKN, from the coding sequence ATGTTGAAAATAGCAGTTTGTATAAAACAGGTTCCGGCATTTTCCGAAGGGAAGACTGATCCTGAAACAGGGGTCATTCTAAGAGACAGAATAGAGCCTGTTTTAAATGTTTATGATCTTCCTGCATTGGAGACTGCCTTGCAGATAAAAGAAGCAACAGAGGCAAATATTGATGTATTTACTATGGGGCCTGAAAAAGCAGCAGATGTAATGAGGGAAGCATACGGAATGGGTGCAGACAGAGGGTATCTTCTCAGCGATAAGCGTTTTTCAGGGGCAGATGTACTGGCTACATCATATACACTAATGCAGGGAATGAAATTAACCGATAATTATGATCTGATAATCTGCGGAAAACAGACAACAGACGGAGATACTGCACAGGTAAGCGGTGCCTTGGCGAAATGGTTCGGGATTCCCGGAATTAACTGGGTGTCAAAGATAAACTCCGCGGAAACAGACGGAATAACTGTTGAACAAACCATGGAAAAGGAAACGGCTGTTATCAGAGTACCATATCCTTGCCTTTTATCAGTGGAGCGTAATATTTATATTCCAAGGCTTCCGTCACTTAAACTGAAAATGGCAGCCAGAAAAAAAGAGATAAAAATTATTACATTGGACGAACTTGAAGATAAAAACAGAGAAAACTACGGATTATCAGGATCACCTACTAAAGTACGAAAGATATATCCCGCAGTAAAAACAAAAAAGCAGGATATAATGATAAAAAGTGCTTTGGAGTCTGCGGACAGGATATTTGAAATAATAAACAGCATAAAAAACTGA
- a CDS encoding glycerol-3-phosphate responsive antiterminator, whose translation MKNDLHELLGDNPVIAGVKDDKSLEVTLLSDCEIIFILYGNIVNIREIVEKVKDSGKMAFINVDLIEGFSNKEIVIQFLKKNTKVDGILSSKAPMVRAARLNGLYSIHRLFLIDSFSFNNVEKQIEMSQPDCIEVLPGWPKVISWMVEKVNIPIIAAGLVCEKEDVLAALDAGAVAISTTNQEIWSM comes from the coding sequence ATGAAAAATGACTTACATGAATTGCTGGGTGATAATCCGGTAATAGCAGGGGTAAAAGATGACAAAAGTCTGGAGGTAACGTTATTATCTGATTGTGAAATAATATTTATATTATATGGAAATATCGTAAATATAAGAGAAATAGTGGAAAAGGTAAAAGATTCAGGGAAAATGGCTTTTATAAATGTCGATCTTATTGAAGGATTTTCAAATAAAGAGATTGTAATTCAGTTTCTGAAGAAAAACACAAAAGTAGACGGCATATTAAGCTCAAAGGCTCCAATGGTAAGAGCAGCAAGGCTAAACGGTCTTTACAGCATACACAGATTATTTCTGATAGATTCTTTTTCTTTTAATAACGTGGAAAAACAGATAGAGATGTCACAGCCTGACTGTATAGAGGTATTGCCGGGATGGCCTAAGGTAATTTCATGGATGGTGGAAAAAGTAAATATCCCTATAATAGCAGCAGGTCTGGTGTGTGAAAAAGAAGATGTGCTGGCAGCACTGGATGCAGGAGCAGTTGCAATTTCCACAACAAATCAGGAAATATGGTCAATGTAA
- a CDS encoding nitrate/nitrite transporter, protein MGEKAQKKWISLAVLAAGGGIIFQLPYLRYAFYTQLQEALGFSHEQYGNLMTVYAVVAMLSYFPGGWLADRISARKMLTFSFISTGITGFYFATFPSYGMNMLLHAFWGVSTILTYWAALLKVTRTLGNHDEQGRMYGMLEGGRGLASAIAAYALLAVYTKIGEGTYGMGWVINVYSILHIVLGILTWLVIRDPKESEKTTPVLDDIVTVIKMPRVWLLCGVVFTTYSIFAGMTYTPPYLQNVFGASVGVAAAIGIFQRYIMQFLGGAGGGIIADKIGSRTKVLFTGYIIILISLVIFLVTPGSHNMMMLIVANIILMGVTVYVMRGLYFAIVDELEVPLRITGAAVGFASLIGYIPDIYIYKLIGRWLDQYPGIQGYKYMFMFMLATTIIGTVIMYFVKRIIYNLENKREVQKEKVQEGVQVLND, encoded by the coding sequence ATGGGTGAAAAAGCTCAGAAAAAATGGATAAGTCTGGCAGTATTAGCAGCCGGCGGAGGAATTATATTTCAGCTTCCATATTTAAGATATGCATTTTATACACAGCTTCAGGAAGCATTGGGATTTAGTCACGAACAATATGGGAATCTGATGACAGTATATGCAGTAGTGGCAATGCTTTCGTATTTTCCCGGAGGATGGCTTGCGGATCGTATTTCTGCGAGAAAGATGCTGACATTTTCGTTTATATCAACAGGGATTACAGGATTTTACTTTGCGACTTTTCCGTCATACGGGATGAACATGCTGCTTCATGCGTTTTGGGGAGTATCAACAATACTTACATACTGGGCAGCTTTGCTGAAAGTCACAAGAACTCTGGGGAATCATGATGAACAGGGGAGAATGTACGGGATGCTTGAAGGCGGTCGAGGACTAGCGTCAGCAATAGCAGCATATGCACTGCTTGCAGTTTATACCAAAATAGGTGAAGGAACGTATGGAATGGGATGGGTAATAAATGTCTATTCGATTCTTCATATAGTATTAGGTATATTAACATGGCTGGTAATAAGAGACCCTAAAGAGTCAGAAAAAACAACGCCTGTACTTGACGATATTGTGACAGTAATAAAAATGCCGCGTGTATGGCTTCTTTGCGGAGTAGTGTTTACGACATATTCTATATTTGCAGGAATGACTTATACACCGCCGTATCTCCAGAATGTATTCGGTGCTTCTGTGGGAGTGGCAGCAGCAATAGGAATATTTCAGAGATATATTATGCAGTTTCTCGGCGGAGCCGGCGGGGGAATAATTGCAGATAAAATAGGGTCAAGAACAAAGGTGCTTTTCACAGGATATATAATTATTCTTATTTCACTGGTGATATTTCTGGTGACGCCGGGATCGCACAATATGATGATGTTGATAGTGGCGAATATAATCCTGATGGGCGTAACCGTGTATGTAATGAGAGGACTTTATTTTGCAATAGTGGACGAGCTTGAGGTTCCTTTGAGAATAACGGGAGCTGCTGTGGGATTCGCGTCACTGATAGGTTACATTCCGGATATATACATTTATAAGCTCATAGGAAGATGGCTTGACCAGTATCCGGGAATACAGGGATACAAATATATGTTTATGTTTATGCTGGCAACAACAATAATAGGAACTGTAATAATGTATTTTGTAAAAAGAATAATCTACAATCTGGAAAATAAACGGGAAGTGCAGAAGGAAAAAGTTCAGGAAGGTGTACAGGTACTGAATGATTAA
- a CDS encoding FAD-binding oxidoreductase, protein MSLSREKIVEGLIGILGAEKVVTDEQVLKESSIDRFRKYEDVSGVYTQPLPAAVVYAESSQETADILKFANENKINVVPRTGRSSIEGGLETVVPDSIVLDGSRMDKILNIDTYNMQVTCECGVPLEVVENILREQGYTTGHSPQSKPLAQMGGIVAVRSTGQFSTLYGGIEDMIVGLEAVFPNGLITRIKNVPRRAAGPDIRHIVVGNEGALCFITEVTVKIYKYRPENNIFMGYVLDDMKTGFEILREVMVEGYKPSVARLYDEEDGDYYFSHFANNKCVLIFMAEGTKAIADATAAGIEEIVGKHPECKKVDSQLIKTWFDNLNWDPKKVAEEREEIKETQNIGFTTEVSGSWDVIYNIYEACCRRIKEEIPDITMMGGHSSHSYMNGTNMYFMYYYNLVDIKPEEEITKYHNPINTIIVEETIKAGGSMVHHHGIGKHRAPWVKEEFGSSYYLLETLKKSFDPNGIMNMGTLIPIEK, encoded by the coding sequence ATGTCATTATCAAGGGAAAAAATAGTAGAGGGACTCATTGGGATATTGGGGGCAGAAAAAGTAGTTACTGATGAACAGGTTTTGAAAGAAAGCAGTATAGACCGTTTCAGAAAATATGAGGATGTAAGCGGAGTGTACACACAGCCGCTGCCCGCAGCAGTGGTTTATGCCGAAAGCAGTCAGGAAACAGCAGATATTCTGAAATTTGCCAATGAAAACAAAATAAATGTGGTACCCAGAACAGGACGTTCTTCTATAGAAGGAGGGCTGGAAACGGTAGTTCCGGACTCGATAGTCCTTGACGGCTCAAGAATGGACAAAATACTTAACATAGACACCTATAATATGCAGGTAACGTGTGAATGCGGTGTTCCCCTTGAAGTAGTGGAAAATATACTGAGAGAACAGGGATATACAACAGGACATTCACCTCAGTCAAAACCTTTGGCACAAATGGGCGGAATAGTCGCTGTAAGAAGCACGGGGCAGTTTTCGACATTATACGGCGGTATAGAAGATATGATAGTGGGCCTTGAGGCAGTTTTCCCAAATGGTCTTATTACAAGAATAAAAAATGTACCGAGAAGAGCTGCAGGGCCTGATATAAGACATATAGTAGTGGGTAATGAAGGAGCTTTATGTTTTATAACAGAAGTAACAGTAAAAATATATAAGTACAGACCGGAAAATAATATATTTATGGGGTATGTACTGGATGACATGAAAACAGGATTTGAAATTCTGCGTGAAGTAATGGTAGAAGGATATAAACCTTCTGTAGCACGTTTATATGACGAAGAAGACGGGGATTATTATTTTTCGCATTTTGCAAATAATAAATGTGTTCTTATATTCATGGCAGAAGGAACAAAAGCTATTGCTGATGCCACAGCGGCAGGAATAGAAGAGATAGTAGGAAAACATCCCGAATGTAAAAAAGTAGACAGCCAGCTGATAAAAACATGGTTTGATAACTTGAACTGGGATCCGAAAAAGGTAGCTGAGGAAAGAGAAGAAATAAAGGAGACTCAAAATATAGGATTTACCACAGAAGTGTCAGGAAGCTGGGATGTTATTTATAATATCTATGAAGCATGCTGCAGAAGAATAAAAGAAGAAATACCGGATATTACAATGATGGGCGGACATTCGTCGCACAGCTATATGAACGGGACAAATATGTATTTTATGTATTATTATAACCTTGTGGATATAAAACCAGAGGAAGAAATTACAAAATATCATAATCCGATAAATACAATAATAGTAGAAGAAACTATAAAAGCCGGAGGTTCAATGGTTCACCACCATGGAATCGGAAAACACAGGGCACCTTGGGTAAAAGAAGAATTCGGTTCTTCATACTATCTGCTTGAAACACTGAAAAAATCATTTGATCCTAATGGAATTATGAATATGGGAACATTGATACCAATAGAAAAATGA